The window TACGCAGATCCTTCAGCCGCTGACCCTACGATAAAATCAATCATAGTCGCCATCGTTCCGATCCACAGGTATAACGTGCCCCGCGAATTTGACGGAATCTACGGCAAGGCCTACATGTTCGACAGCAGGACGGACGAAAACGCTCCATTCTTCAAGATACGCAGGGAGTTTGCCGCATTTCTGGAAAGCCTCGGCCTCAAATGTACACTGGGCGGTCCTCATGGAATCCAGGCGCCGGCACGGTGGGCAGCCTATCAGGCCGGTCTCGGAATCATCCGCCAGAACAACTTCTTCTATACCGAAAAAGGGTCGCACATTCGCATCGATATGGTCGGGGTCGACCGGGATCTCGAGCTTGTTCGCGACGTGAAGCTCAAGAATTGCCCGGAAAACTGTGGCAAGTGCATCCAAGCCTGCCCGACTCGCACCCTGTCCGAGCCCTACACCATGTCGATGGTCGGGTGCATCAGCTTTCAGACCAACCTGTCGGCGAACATGGGCATGGGTGTGCCTTCTCCCGAAATGGCGGAACAGATAGGCGGGAGGCTCTATGGTTGCGACGTATGCCAGGACGTATGCCCCTTCAATAAAGGCAAATCGATGGGCGACACTGAGTTTCCGGGGCTCGTGGCTCTGGCGCCGTTGATGCGCCCCGAAAAAATCATGGAGATGAGCTACGACCACATCGGGAGAACGCTGGGCCTCAAGTACTGGTACATAAAGCCTGAGAACCTCTGGAAATGGAAACTGAACGCCCTGACCGTGATGATGAACGGTTACAGCGACAGGTACGAAGCGCCGATAAAACTGGGCCTCGAGGACGCCGATGAAAAGGTCCGCGACTTCTCGCGCAAGGTCTGCTCCAAGCTTGGGATTGCGTATTAGCTACGTACGACAAACGCACGGACCAGGCAGCGACAACGCTAAGGTCTGCTAAGCCTCTGTTGACTTACAGATAAGATCATTCGGCTGCGGTAGCAGGTCGCGCGCCACCGCAGCCGAATGATCCCAATCAACGGCGTGGCAGGTTAACTGTTCCCTTCTGGTCGTTATCCCTCAGCGCTTTCTCGGAAAATACATATAGTGTCAGCGTAACAGTCGACCCCCGGATCGCTTGGGCGCCCGCATTCGGCGACTGCGAGGCGACGATTGCATTCTTGTTGGGGTCTGTTACAGGGATTCCCTGACTGGCGTATGCCCACTTGAGACCGGCGTTCTCGACGGCTTGTCTTCCTTTACCACCGAGCATACCGACCACGTTCGGTACACTCACCGTGTTCATTTTTACCGGACCTTTTTCATCACTGTCAGCAAACACCAACACACTGGCCCCGAGAATAACAACCACCATTACCGACCAAATCCAGGCTTTCCTCATTTTCTCCTCCGTCTCGTCAGACTTGCGTTGTCACATTTCAACCCGATAATCCTGTTCCGTCAAAAGCATGCTTCGATTGGAGATTGGGTGGGACGCCCTTGGAAACGCCTCAAGTAATACATCTTTATCGTCAGCCGCCAAGAATTCATAAGCTTAAGAGACTGAAGAGCGTCCCCGGAGTACCTACTGGTGCTTGACGCGAGGGCTAAGGGTGCCCAGGGTTTACTTACCGTCGGGAGAATCTGGTACTCTAATGAAGGTGCCCGAGCGCCACCAGTGGAGGTAAGAAACATGTGCAGGAACATCAAGAAACTCTACAACATCGATACGCCTGCGAGTGAGGAGGAGATCCGTGCCGCAGCGCTACAATTTGTGCGGAAGATCAGTGGATTCACCAATCCATCTCATGTGAACAAGCAGGCCTTCGACCGCGCCGTCAATGAAGTGGCTCAGGTATCGTCCACGTTACTCAGGTCGCTCGTGCACTAGTTTACGGGCTTCGCGCTGATGGAGACCTTACCGGCCACAGTCCCGTATCCCATGGCCTATGCCTCCTACCGGTTTACAGCTTTAAGGTCAATAGAGACCGTTGGAGCCCAAGCCGTAATGACATCGGCGGTTGCTGTCAGGATACCGAAAATAGTTCGCCACCATCCTGCCGATTTCGGTTCCTCATCCATCGCTTAGCCTTTCGGTTCCTGAAAATATCGAAGCACTCTGCGCAGCGCACATTATCGTTAGACTGCAAGAATTATTTGGCAACTGTCGATAGCATGGTGCCGGATCTTCAGGACTGCCCCTCATGATCGACCTGATGCGCGCAAATTTGCTCTCCTTGAAATCGTAAAAATGCATACCGTTACCGCCTTCTTCTCGTTCCTCGCTCCAGAGAGCACAACGAGTCTACTGTCAGGACAAGATTGAATAGGCTGAGGAGCGCAACAAACAATACTACATAGGTTGAACCTTACTCTTGACACTCTCACCTCTCGTGATAAGAGTAGAGTAGAACGTGAATTTATGGTACTGCTCCGGGGCGCAGGGTAAAAGGTGTTGCTGCTTTCGCCGCGGAGGCGATTGGGCGGCAGGACGAAACAGTACACCGTTGGCAGAAATGCCAGCTCAAACCACAAGGAGGGAATCATGAACAATGTGGAACCAAAAATTCCGGGCATTGATTGGGGGCAGTTGAGATTCTGGCAGACTGTTGATCCTGTCCCTTGGTGGATCCTCGACCGCGAAAAACTGCAGCAGATTATGGTGGTGCAGCTCGAGACGAAAATTGCCGAGCAGAAAATGCAGCTCGAACAGTTGCAGAAGATCCGCGACATTGTTGCCGGCAAGGGGAAAAGCAGGTAGAGGCTGAAGAGCGAAGAGATGG of the Syntrophorhabdales bacterium genome contains:
- a CDS encoding 4Fe-4S double cluster binding domain-containing protein; the encoded protein is MMIEGKIREKALELGYEDCGIIRVGALAGYREKLEERIARIPMGERIYGTFRTYADPSAADPTIKSIIVAIVPIHRYNVPREFDGIYGKAYMFDSRTDENAPFFKIRREFAAFLESLGLKCTLGGPHGIQAPARWAAYQAGLGIIRQNNFFYTEKGSHIRIDMVGVDRDLELVRDVKLKNCPENCGKCIQACPTRTLSEPYTMSMVGCISFQTNLSANMGMGVPSPEMAEQIGGRLYGCDVCQDVCPFNKGKSMGDTEFPGLVALAPLMRPEKIMEMSYDHIGRTLGLKYWYIKPENLWKWKLNALTVMMNGYSDRYEAPIKLGLEDADEKVRDFSRKVCSKLGIAY
- a CDS encoding PASTA domain-containing protein; the encoded protein is MRKAWIWSVMVVVILGASVLVFADSDEKGPVKMNTVSVPNVVGMLGGKGRQAVENAGLKWAYASQGIPVTDPNKNAIVASQSPNAGAQAIRGSTVTLTLYVFSEKALRDNDQKGTVNLPRR
- a CDS encoding DUF2277 domain-containing protein, which gives rise to MCRNIKKLYNIDTPASEEEIRAAALQFVRKISGFTNPSHVNKQAFDRAVNEVAQVSSTLLRSLVH